The Kribbella sp. NBC_00662 nucleotide sequence GCGTCAGCAACTCACGGGACATGATCCCTTCGAGCTGGGTGAACCGATCGACACCCGCACAGTCCGCCTCGGTCACGACCCCGACCGGCCGACCGTTGTCGACAACGACCACCGCGCCGTGATTCCGCTTGGGCAGCAGGTTCAACACCTCGCCCACGGTCCCCGTCGGCGGCAGCGTCAACGCGGTGTCGTGCACCGGATCCCGCTGCTTGACCCAGGCAACCACGTCCGCCACCACATCCACCGGAATGTCCTGCGGAATCACCGCCAGCCCACCACCCCGGGCCATCGTCTCCGCCATCCGCCGCCCCGACACCGCGGTCATGTTCGCGGCCACCACCGGAATCGACGCCCCACTCCCGTCCCCGGTCGAAAGATCAACATCCAACCGCGACGCAACCCGGGATCGATTGGGCACCAGGAACACATCACTGAACGTAAGGTCCCCCATCGACTCCCGCTCGAGCTGAAACCGCATGGCAGACCCCTTCACCCGAAGAACAAACCCACCCAGCCTGACACGTCAACCACCCAGGAACAAGCAAACCGGCTCCCATGGACAGGTTGGTCACAGCAGGTGTCCGTCCGCGCGCCTCTGCAGTCGTGATGCTGCCGGTCATCTGTCGAGGCCGTTGCCATGACGTGGTGGTGAGTCTGCGCGGCGATTGCCGAACCGGGATGCCGCCAGCGGGCGCGATGTTGCCAAGGGCACCTGTCCGGGGAAGGCGTGCGCGATGGCGCGGTTCGCATCGAGCTCGGCCTGGCGCTGGGCCTGGTTCTGCTTGACGCTGGGCATCCGGTCACCGAAGGCATTCAGACCTGGCTGACGATCATGGAGGTTCCGATTGAGCCGCGCGCAGGTGTGCTCGTAGATGTTCCCGGCACCCCGCCGCGGCTTGACCGCCAGCAACTCCCGCCGAGGAGTCCCGCCCGCCACCGCAGGCGGCATCTCCCGAAACACCAGCCGATAGTCAGCCTTCTCCTGCGGATCGGACTGCAGATAGGCGGTCACACAATCCCGCAGATCCCCCTTCCCCGACTCGTACCCGAGCGCATGACGCCCGTCAGACGTCCCGGCCGCGAGCTCACCCATCTCACGAAGGACCTGTCGACGGACGTAATCCTCTGGTCCGCCGGGGTTGCGCCCTGCCGCCGCCGTCAGGCGTCGGAAGTCCATCGCGAACCCTTCGCCGATGATCAGCTCGTACCCGTCGCCGGACATCAGTGCGGGGTGTCGTCCTCGCGGCGGATCTCGTCGAGGATCCGCTGAGTCTCCGGACCCATCATCTCGGCGAACTCGTCGACGGTCATCGGCCGGCTGGTCGGCAAGGGCTCGGAGGCGTACACACGACGGGTCGGATCGTCGATCGTGCCTGCCGGGGGTTCGTCGTCGCCGCGCAGCCGGCGGTACTGCGAGGTCGACATGATGACTGCCTCCGGCTCACCACCGTCGCCCCACACCACCGGCTTGAAGGCCTGCGCCCGGATCGCGCGCACCATCGACACCAGCTCTTCCGCGACGGTCTCCGCGGCCACCACCCCCGGACGACGTTCGAACTTCGACTCGCCGTCAAGATCCTCGAACTGGTCATACGTCAGCAGCACCGCCTCCGGCACTCCGTCGTCCCCGAAGCTGAACGGCATCGTCCGCCCACGCCGAAACCGATCGAGCACGCCGACGACATCCCGCCGCACGTCCTCCACCGACCGAATCCCCGAACCATCAGTAGCCACCCCCCGACTCTACGACGCCACGACGCCCACACCCCCGACTTCTCCACAGCCCCGTCCTGCTTTGCAGGAAGCTGCAACCCCTGTGGATAACCCGGCGGCCGTCGATCGTGTCGCGGTCGTGCAGCAACTGAAAACCGGCTCCCCCTGGAAGGAGGAGCCGGTTTCAGTTGGAGATGGTTACCGAAGGTCGAAGCGGTCGAGTTCCATGACCTTGTGCCAGGCGGCGACGAAGTCGGTGACGAACTTCTGGTTGGCGTCGTCGCTGGCGTAGACCTCGGCGACGGCGCGGAGTTCGGAGTTCGAGCCGAAGACCAGGTCGGCGCGGGTGCCGGTCCACTTGACCTTGCCGTCGACGGTGCCCTCGAACGTCTCCTGGCTGTCGTCGGCGGCGTGCCACTCGGTGCCGAGGTCGAGCAGGTTCACGAAGAAGTCGTTCGTGAGCGTGCCGGGGTTGTCGGTCAGTACGCCGTACTTCGAGCCGTCGTAGTTCGTGCCGAGGACCCGCAGGCCGCCGACCAGGACCGTCAGCTCCGGCGCGCTCAGCGTGAGCAGGTTCGCCCGGTCGAGCAGCAGGTACTCCGCCGGGAGCCGGTTGCCCTTGCCGTAGTAGTTGCGGAACCCGTCCGCGACCGGCTCGAGCGCGGCGAACGAGTCCGCGTCCGTCTGCTCCGCCGACGCGTCGGTCCGGCCCGGCGTGAACGGTACGACGACGTCGTACCCGGCGTTCTTCGCAGCGACCTCCACGCCGACACCACCGGCGAGGACGATCACGTCGGCCAGCGAGACCGGCTTGCCGAACGACTGCTGGATGCCTTCGAGCGTCCGCAGTACCTGCGCCAGCTCGTCGGGCTTGTTGACCTCCCAGCCGGCCTGCGGCTGCAGGCGGATGCGGGCACCGTTGGCGCCACCGCGCTTGTCACTGCCGCGGAACGTCGAGGCCGACGCCCACGCGGTCGAGACGAGCTGTGAAACCGACAGCCCCGACGCCGCGATCGCCGCCTTGAGCGCGGTCACGTCGTCGTCGTTGATCAGCTCGTGGTCGACAGCCGGCAGCGGGTCCTGCCAGATCAGCACCTCGCTCGGAACCTCCGGGCCGAGGTACCGGACGATCGGACCCATGTCGCGGTGGGTCAGCTTGAACCAGGCCCGCGCGAACGCGTCCGCGAACTCGTCCGGGTTGTCCTTGAACCGGCGCGAGATCGGCTCGTAGATCGGGTCGAAGCGCAGCGCCAGGTCCGTGGTCAGCATGGTCGGCTTCTGCTTCTTGTTCGGGTCGAACGCGTTCGGGATGATCTCCTCGGCGTCCTTCGCGACCCACTGGTTCGCACCGGCCGGGCTCTTCGTCAGCTCCCACTCGTAGCCGAACAGGATGTTGAAGAAGTCGTTGCCCCACTTGGCCGGCGTCGTCGTCCAGGTGACCTCGAGGCCGCTGGTGATCGCGTCCGGACCGGCGCCGGTGTTGTACGTGTTGCGCCAGCCGAGACCCTGGTGGTCCATCGGCGCGCCCTCGGGCTCGGCACCGACGTACTGCTCCGGGTCGGCCGCACCGTGCGTCTTGCCGAAGGTGTGGCCGCCGGCGATCAGCGCGACGGTCTCCTCGTCGTTCATCGCCATCCGGCCGAAGGTCTCGCGGATGTCGCGGGCCGAGGCGATCGGGTCCGGGTTGCCGTTCGGGCCTTCCGGGTTCACGTAGATGAGGCCCATCTGGACCGCACCGAGCGGCTTCTCCAGCTCGCGGTCACCGGTGTAGCGCTCGTCGCCGAGCCACGTGGTCTCGGGACCCCAGTAGACGTCGTCCTCCGGCTCCCACACGTCCGCACGGCCACCGGCGTACCCGAAGGTCTTGAAGCCCATCGTCTCGAGCGCGACGTTGCCGGTCAGGATCAGCAGGTCGGCCCAGGAGATCTTCTGGCCGTACTTCTTCTTCACCGGCCAGAGCAGCCGGCGCGCCTTGTCCAGGTTGGCGTTGTCCGGCCAGCTGTTCAGCGGCGCGAACCGCTGCTGACCGGCACCGGCGCCACCGCGGCCGTCGCTGATCCGGTAGGTGCCGGCGCTGTGCCAGGCCATCCGGATCATCAGCGGGCCGTAGTTCCCGAAGTCGGCCGGCCACCAGTCCTGCGAGGTGGTCAGCACCTCGGCGATGTCGGCCTTCACCGCGGCAAGGTCGAGGCTCTGGAACGCGGCGGCGTAGTCGAACTCCTCGCCGAGCGGGTTCGCGACCGCGGGGTTCTTGGCCAGGATCTTCAGGTTCAGCTGGTTCGGCCACCAGCCGCGGTTCGCGTTGCCGCTGGTCGGGTGCGCACCGTGCGCGACCGGGCAGCCTTGACCCTTGCCTTCCTCTTCGCCGCGGCTCTCCTCGCTGCCTTCACCGGGCAGCG carries:
- the katG gene encoding catalase/peroxidase HPI; the encoded protein is MSEIHEPLPGEGSEESRGEEEGKGQGCPVAHGAHPTSGNANRGWWPNQLNLKILAKNPAVANPLGEEFDYAAAFQSLDLAAVKADIAEVLTTSQDWWPADFGNYGPLMIRMAWHSAGTYRISDGRGGAGAGQQRFAPLNSWPDNANLDKARRLLWPVKKKYGQKISWADLLILTGNVALETMGFKTFGYAGGRADVWEPEDDVYWGPETTWLGDERYTGDRELEKPLGAVQMGLIYVNPEGPNGNPDPIASARDIRETFGRMAMNDEETVALIAGGHTFGKTHGAADPEQYVGAEPEGAPMDHQGLGWRNTYNTGAGPDAITSGLEVTWTTTPAKWGNDFFNILFGYEWELTKSPAGANQWVAKDAEEIIPNAFDPNKKQKPTMLTTDLALRFDPIYEPISRRFKDNPDEFADAFARAWFKLTHRDMGPIVRYLGPEVPSEVLIWQDPLPAVDHELINDDDVTALKAAIAASGLSVSQLVSTAWASASTFRGSDKRGGANGARIRLQPQAGWEVNKPDELAQVLRTLEGIQQSFGKPVSLADVIVLAGGVGVEVAAKNAGYDVVVPFTPGRTDASAEQTDADSFAALEPVADGFRNYYGKGNRLPAEYLLLDRANLLTLSAPELTVLVGGLRVLGTNYDGSKYGVLTDNPGTLTNDFFVNLLDLGTEWHAADDSQETFEGTVDGKVKWTGTRADLVFGSNSELRAVAEVYASDDANQKFVTDFVAAWHKVMELDRFDLR